Proteins found in one Ptychodera flava strain L36383 chromosome 16, AS_Pfla_20210202, whole genome shotgun sequence genomic segment:
- the LOC139152556 gene encoding ubiquinone biosynthesis protein COQ4 homolog, mitochondrial-like isoform X1, producing the protein MASEIVCRGILLLRNAQVTSRNFLHCRNLSASSHSPIRRLTTEANAEVEIEDDSPAEQFVNEYHKYHIPTSLLQKAVLGIGSTAMAFYNQYRHDMVAVSGETTGYFTIPRIKQRMMADPVGRQILTERPRINSRTMDLDYLRSLPLGTFGKDYIDFMDKCKISPDTRMPVKFIDNIDDAYVIQRYREVHDFCHSLLGMPTNFKGEVVVKWFEWVQTGLPMCGFAATLAPIKLPMNERIDLTRDYIVWAVKTALTAKFYMNIYFEKHFEQPLDEFRQEIGIGTPPVLS; encoded by the exons ATGGCTTCCGAGATAGTCTGTCGCGGAATACTTCTCCTCCGAAATGCACAAGTTACATCCCGAAATTTCCTACATTGCAGAAATCTGTCAGCTTCTAGCCATAGCCCGATTCGAAGGCTGACCACCGAAGCAAATGCAG aAGTAGAAATTGAGGATGACTCTCCAGCAGAACAGTTTGTCAATGAATATCACAAATATCACATCCCAACATCTCTCCTACAGAAAGCAGTGCTAGGAATTGGATCTACAGCAATGGCCTTCTACAATCAGTATAGACATG aCATGGTGGCAGTGTCCGGTGAAACGACTGGTTACTTCACAATCCCACGGATTAAACAGAGAATGATGGCTGATCCAGTTGGCAGACAAATTCTTAC AGAGAGACCAAGAATTAATTCTAGAACCATGGATTTGGATTATCTTCGATCACTTCCATTGGGTACTTTTGGAAAAGACTACATTGATTTCATGGACAAATGT AAAATCAGTCCAGACACCAGAATGCCTGTGAAGTTTATCGACAACATCGACGATGCCTATGTCATCCAGAGATACCGTGAAGTTCATGATTTTTGCCATTCACTGCTTGGCATGCCTACCAACTTCAAAGGAGAGGTGGTCGTGAAGTGGTTTGAATGGGTTCAGACAGGATTGCCGATGTGTGGATTCGCTGCAACATTAGCACCAATTAAACTGCCCATGAA TGAAAGAATTGACCTCACCAGAGATTACATTGTGTGGGCCGTGAAGACTGCCCTCACAGCCaagttttacatgaatatttactTTGAAAAACACTTTGAGCAGCCATTGGATGAATTCCGACAAGAAATTGGAATTGGAACTCCACCAGTCCTGTCATGA
- the LOC139152556 gene encoding ubiquinone biosynthesis protein COQ4 homolog, mitochondrial-like isoform X2 yields MQKAVLGIGSTAMAFYNQYRHDMVAVSGETTGYFTIPRIKQRMMADPVGRQILTERPRINSRTMDLDYLRSLPLGTFGKDYIDFMDKCKISPDTRMPVKFIDNIDDAYVIQRYREVHDFCHSLLGMPTNFKGEVVVKWFEWVQTGLPMCGFAATLAPIKLPMNERIDLTRDYIVWAVKTALTAKFYMNIYFEKHFEQPLDEFRQEIGIGTPPVLS; encoded by the exons ATGCAG AAAGCAGTGCTAGGAATTGGATCTACAGCAATGGCCTTCTACAATCAGTATAGACATG aCATGGTGGCAGTGTCCGGTGAAACGACTGGTTACTTCACAATCCCACGGATTAAACAGAGAATGATGGCTGATCCAGTTGGCAGACAAATTCTTAC AGAGAGACCAAGAATTAATTCTAGAACCATGGATTTGGATTATCTTCGATCACTTCCATTGGGTACTTTTGGAAAAGACTACATTGATTTCATGGACAAATGT AAAATCAGTCCAGACACCAGAATGCCTGTGAAGTTTATCGACAACATCGACGATGCCTATGTCATCCAGAGATACCGTGAAGTTCATGATTTTTGCCATTCACTGCTTGGCATGCCTACCAACTTCAAAGGAGAGGTGGTCGTGAAGTGGTTTGAATGGGTTCAGACAGGATTGCCGATGTGTGGATTCGCTGCAACATTAGCACCAATTAAACTGCCCATGAA TGAAAGAATTGACCTCACCAGAGATTACATTGTGTGGGCCGTGAAGACTGCCCTCACAGCCaagttttacatgaatatttactTTGAAAAACACTTTGAGCAGCCATTGGATGAATTCCGACAAGAAATTGGAATTGGAACTCCACCAGTCCTGTCATGA